From Candidatus Rokuibacteriota bacterium, one genomic window encodes:
- a CDS encoding zinc ribbon domain-containing protein has product MRFCGQCAAALASVCPSCGASNPPEHKFCGQCAAPLGESAKPGFGSPESYTPKHLAEKILTSKAALGGERKQVTVLFADLKGSMELLADRDPEEARKVLDPVLEHMMAAVHRYEGTVNQVMGDGIMALFGAPLAHEDHAVRACYAALRMQEAVTRYAEE; this is encoded by the coding sequence ATGAGGTTCTGCGGCCAGTGCGCCGCGGCGCTCGCTTCGGTATGCCCATCGTGCGGGGCGAGTAACCCACCCGAGCACAAGTTCTGTGGCCAGTGCGCCGCTCCGCTGGGCGAGTCCGCCAAGCCTGGCTTCGGCTCTCCGGAGTCCTATACCCCCAAGCATCTCGCCGAGAAGATCCTCACCTCGAAGGCCGCGCTGGGGGGGGAACGCAAGCAGGTCACGGTCCTCTTCGCCGACCTCAAGGGCTCGATGGAGTTGCTGGCGGACCGCGATCCCGAGGAGGCGCGGAAGGTCCTTGATCCCGTGCTCGAGCACATGATGGCGGCCGTCCACCGGTACGAGGGCACCGTCAACCAGGTCATGGGCGACGGGATCATGGCGCTCTTCGGCGCGCCGCTGGCCCACGAGGATCACGCCGTGCGGGCCTGCTACGCCGCGCTGCGGATGCAGGAGGCGGTAACGCGCTACGCGGAGGAG